The region CTTTGGATAGTTTTTTGAACAGGGACGCCTCAATCCTGTGGATTTCGGAATTTTTCCTTAAGTCGTTTAGCCTGCCGGCAAGGGCTGTGTTTTTGTAAAAACTGTAGGCGGCTTGATACCTCTCTCCCAACATCTCTTTGAAGGGTCTCACGCTTTCTATATTTAGGCCGGCAACGTTAAAGAAGTCTTCGGTTTTAAGGACTTTTTCTTTTATTTGGTAGAGTTTTTCACCGCCGAACAGGGCAACTGTTCCGTCGGGCATGTAGTATAGGCTTTTACCTCCCCGTTCCGTTAGCCATCTGTGGATAACTTCAACGGTGTATTTTGTTGCTACATTCGCGAGGAATTCAACCTTTTCCGGGTTAACTTGTAGTGAGTTTAGGGTTTCTGTAATGTTTTCGTGGTCGTAGGTTTTTATCTCTATCGTTGAGCAGTTTATTCCGTATCGTTCGAAAACGAGCTTCTGCCCTTGCGCTCGCTCTTTTGACACCTCCCATTCTGTGTAAAAGACTCTCACCTTTTTCGGCTTCCTGTAAAGGGTAAAAATCAGGTTGGGAACTACGTCGCGGGCCGAGAGCAGCCAGATTTCGGTATCCACCCCTTCCCTCGGATGTTGTTTACGTTACGGGGGAGCGGAAGCTCCCCCGATTACATTATTAAATTAAATCCTGTCTTTCAACAGCAGCCAGAGCCTCTTTTTAACCTCTTCGCTTATGTACTCCGGCTTTGTCTGAATTGCCCCAACAAGGGCGGTCTTTGCAGGTGAGTTCTCAATATCTTCCGGCCTTATGGTTTCTATAACGCGCTTGAGCATTCTCTTTGCGTTCTCAACGTTCCTTGCCATGGTTGCCAGCACTTTCTTTACGTTAACCTCTTCCCCTTCTTTCCACACATCGTAGTCGGTTGCAAGGGCCACTGCAGAGTAGGGAATTTCTGCTTCCCTTGCCAGCTTGGCTTCGGGAATGTTTGTCATTCCTATAACGTCAACTCCCCAGCTTCTGTAAATCTTAGATTCGGCTTTTGTAGAGAACTGGGGCCCCTCTATGCAGATGTAGGTTCCCTCCTTGTGGACCGGGATTCCCTCTTCCACACACGCCTTGTAAACGATTTCGTTGAGAAGCGGGCAGGTAGGTGTGTCGAAGGGAATGTGGGCAACTATACCGTTCCCGAAGAAGGTAGAAGGTCTGTTCTTTGTTCTGTCGAAGTACTGGGTGACTATCACGAAATCGCCGGGCTTTATCTCCTCTTTCATGGAGCCCACTGCGCTAACGGAGATGATGCAGTCTACGCCGAGCATCTTAAAACCGTAAATATTTGCCCTGTAGGGAACCTCCGATGGCAGGTAAACGTGGCCTCTGCCGTGGCGGGGCAGGAAGTAAACCTCTTTATCCCCCAACTTTCCGTATATGTAGGCATCGGAGGGCTCTCCGAAAGGAGTTTCAAGCCTTACCTCCTTTACATCAGAAAGCCCCTCTATGTCGTAAAGGCCGCTTCCGCCTATTACTCCTATTTTCATCCTATTCCCCCTTTTCGAGCTTTAAGTTTCCCTTGAGCTTTATGATTGTTCCCATTCCCCACACGTTTATCACCTTATCGCCGTCTCTGTCGGTTCCCTCTAAGATTTTAATCTGGATGTTCTTAACGCCGTCTGCTTTAAGCTGCTGGGCTTGCTGCTCAAGCATAGATACAACCCTCATAACCGGGTCTATCGGGAGCTCACCGTTAAACCACTGGCTCTGCTTTTGCTGGGCAAAGGCATAGGCGATGTTCACTATCTCGTGTGGCTCTTGTACTTCTCCGAAAGAGAGGAGCATCTCTACCTCCTTAAAAGATTTTGATTATTTGATTTTAACAGTATTAAACCCTTACCCACACTCCTCTCTCCTTCAAGTAGGCTTTGAGTTCTGGGATTGAAATTTCCTTAAAGTGGAAAACAGAAGCCGCTAAAACCGCGTCTGCTTTCCCCTCTACGAGCCCCTCGTAGAAGTGCTCCTTCTTTCCGGCACCTCCCGAGGCTATTACGGGAACGCTAACGGCCTCGGAAATTGCTCTGGTTAACTCAATGTCGTACCCGGCTTTTGTCCCGTCTCGGTCCATTGAGGTTAACAGGATTTCACCGGCTCCTCTGTCAACCACCTCTTTTGCCCACTTAACTGCGTCTATTCCGGTTGGAGTTCTACCGCCGTGAATGAAAACTTCCCACTTTCCCGGGGCAACTCTCTTTGCATCTATTGCAACCACTATGCACTGAGAGCCGAAAAGCTTTGCCCCTTCCGTTATAAGTTGCGGATTCTTTACAGCGGCGGTATTAATCGAAACTTTATCTGCTCCGGCGTTCAAAAGGTTTCTTATATCTTCAACCGTTCTGACCCCTCCCCCAACTGTAAGGGGCATGAATACCTGTTCTGCGGTTCTTTTCACAACGTCGAGCATTATTGCCCTTTTTTCGTAGCTGGCGGTTATATCCAAAAATACGAGCTCGTCGGCCCCTTGTTCGTCGTAAACCTTTGCGTTTTCAACGGGGTCTCCTGCATCTATCAGGTTAACGAAGTTAACGCCTTTAACTACCCTTCCGTCTTTAACGTCGAGACAGGGAATAATCCTCTTTGCAAGCATTGTTCTCTCCCGAAGGGATGGTTGAGAGAATTATAAGGGGGGAAAGGCGGAGATAAGCCTCCGCCTCTTTACTTCTCCTTCTTGGGGTTCAGATACTCCTCAACCCTTTTAATTGAGCAGAGCTTGCCGCACATTGTACAGGTTTTCTCGTCTTCCTGAGGAGCCCTCTCTTCCCTGTACTTCCTTGCGATTTCGGGGTCTATGGCGAGCTCAAACTGCCTCTCCCAGTCAAGGGCTTCCCTCGCCTTTGCCATTTCGATGTCCCACTCTACTGCACCGGGAACGCCCTTAACTATGTCGGCGGCGTGGCCTGCAATCCTTGCGGCTATTACTCCCACTTTAACGTCGTTAACGTCGGGAAGGGCAAGGTGCTCAGCAGGGGTAAGGTAGCAGAGGAAGTCGGCTCCGGCTTTGGCCGCAATTGCCCCGCCTATTGCTCCGGTAATGTGGTCGTAGCCGGGGGCAATGTCTGTAACTATCGGTCCTAAAACGTAAAAGGGTGCGCCGTGGCAGAGCCTCTTTTGAAGGAGTATGTTTGCCTCTACTTGGTCGAGCGGAACGTGACCCGGACCTTCCACCATAGCTTGAACGTCGGCCTCTCTGGCCCTGTCAACAAGCTCCCCAAGGGTAATCAGTTCTTCAATCTGACACCTGTCGGTTGCGTCGGCTATGCAGCCCGGCCTCATTCCGTCACCAAGCGAAAGGGTAACGTCGTACTTTTTGGCAATCTCAAGAAGGCGGTCGTAGTGCTCGTAGAGCGGGTTCTCCTTTTCGTTATAAACCATCCACTCGGCCATTAGGGCTCCGCCCCTTGAGACTATGTTCATAATCCTGCCCTCTTTCCTTAGCCTTTCGAGGGCACTTAAGGTTACTCCGCAGTGGACGGTTATGAAGTCTACTCCGTCTTTACAGTGGCGCTCTATAACGTCGAAAAGCTCATCAACGGTCATTTTTCCTATAAAGCCGTGTTTCTCGGCTGCCTCTTTGGCCGCTTGATAGATGGGAACGGTTCCCACCATTACCGGAGAGTTGTTTACTATGGCTTTTCTCGTTTCGTCTATGAACTTTCCGGTTGAGAGGTCCATTACGGCGTCTGCGCCGTACTTAACGGCAACCCTCAGCTTTTCAAGCTCAAGCTCGATGTTTTCGATGTCTCCGCTGGTTCCGATGTTTGCGTTAACCTTGGTTTTAAGTCCCTTTCCTATAGCTCTCGGAGTGAAGTCTTCCCTTGCTCTGTGGTAGATGTTTGCCGGAATTACTATCGTTCCCTCTATTAGCCCTTGGACTATGTAGTCAACGTCCCTTTTTTCGTAGCGGGCACAGTATTCAACTTCCTTCGGGATTTCTCCCCTTTTAACGAGCTCAACTAAAGTGGCCATTACGCCTCCTTATTCTGGTTTAGCTTGGCGGCAATCTCTTCGGCAACTTTTTTGCCGCTCATGAGCATTCCGCCGAAAACGGGTCCCATCCTGTGGCTTCCGCAGGTTGCGTTTGCCGCCATTCCGCTAACGTAGATTCCCGGGAATACCTCCTTGGAGTTTTTGACTGTATCCTCTTCACCCACAGATGCCCAAAGGGGTTTCTCTCCTACAACGCAGCCGGTTTCTGTGTTCAGTTTTATTCCGGCTTTTCTCTGTAGGGTTGAAACTACGCTTGCGTCGTGGCCTGTGGCGTCTACAACGTACTTTGCAGTTATCACGAGGGGGTCTACCATCAGGTGGTTGAGTTCAACTGTGGTCCAGTTTATTACGAGGCCGCATACTCTGTACTGGCCGTTTACCTGTTTTAGAACCACATCTTCTGCAGTTACGCCGTTGAAAACGGTAGCTCCGGCCTTTACGGCCTTGGAGGCTATGGTTGTTGTGGCCTCTACCGCATCTGCAAGGTAGTATCCCGGTTTGAACTCCCTGTAGTTAACGCCGAACTCGTCGAGAATTTCCCTTCCCATCTCTTGAACCACTATTTCGTTAAAGAACATTGCGCCTGCCCACATTCCGCCGCCTATGGAGAGCCTTCTTTCAAAGATGGCAACTCTGTAGCCCTTTTTAGCAAGGTAGTATCCGGCGACGAGTCCGGACGGCCCACCTCCGACTATTGCAACGTCGGTCTCAAGGTGGGATTTCAGCTTCTCCATAAACGCCGTTATGATGGCTTCGGAGATTACAACTTCACTCAGGTTCTGCACGGTTTGCCTCCTGTTAGAGTGTTTTACCGTGGGGGAGGCTGTAAGGAGGGGAAGAGTAGAGACTCTTGCCGCTCCCTACGCCGGTATTACCCGGTTCAGGTTCCAGGGGTTCCCGCCCGACCTGGGCGAGTCTCAGGAGCCCAGCTCCACCCCCGCGGCTTGATTAATTCTATATTTATTAGGAACGGTTTTCAATTAGAAAAGAGGGGGAGCTTCACTCCCCCCTAAGAAGGGCACGGTGGGAACGGGAAGGAGAGAGGTCCCCGTTTTTATTGTTTTTCGTTCTTCTCGTCGATTGCAGAAATTACAGTATTTAAAACGTTTTTACCCTCTCTGAGCCTGTCTATTAGGGACTCTCCCGCTTTTATTAGGATGGGGAGCGTTTTCTCGTATATCTCTATATCGGTTTTTAGAACGCGCTTTGGTAAGTCTCCGTTTTTCTCAAGGCCCTTCATCAGCGTTTGAAGATTCCTGGGGAGTATGAACATTGTAACTGCAAGAGCTGCGGCTTTTTTTCTGATTTCTTCGTCACTTAATGTGTTTATATCCTTCCCGCCTGTGAAGGCATCTCGGAACGAGGAGTCTGTTATACAGAGCTCTTTAATCCGCTCTACCTTGGGTTTAATGGCAACGAGCCTCTTCTCGAGCTTGAGGTTTTTCGATTCCCCATTCTCGTTGTAAACCACGGCTGCCTTGAGCTTCAGTTTGTTGCTCAGTTTTCTTCCTCCCACTATAACGTCGAAGTTTTGAAGCTTAACTCCCTCTTCGCTTTCCTTAAAGGGCTCTAAGGACAGAAGGGAGACACAGTACTCCATTTTCTGGTTCTCTAAACACTCTTTCGGTCCGCTTGAGAGGTTGCTGAACGTAACTTGGGAGCCGTTACTCTCGTTGGAAGATTCTATTTCGAAGAGCTCTCTGAGGATGTAGGTTTTCCTCTCTGCTTGGTTCCTGATGTTCGACAGTATTTCGACTACGCTGTCTTCAGTGAGGAACGAGATGGTTCCGTGGCTCCTCTCACGCCTTGAGGCCAGCGGATACCTGTAAAGGGAGCCGTCGACCTCCTCTGTTAGCAGGTTGACCAAGCTGTAGAGCTCTAAGCCGAGGGAAGACGGGGAAACCTCCTTAGACGGAAGGGATTCACTCCCTATGGGAGCCGGCAGTATTTGAACTTTGAGTTCAATCTTGCTGTTTTCTCCGTTGGGGTCGAGCTTAACGGCAACTTCGTTCTCTAAAACTTTAACCGTAACCTCTTTAACCATGGAGTAGAATTTGTCTTTGAGGCCCGAGTTTTTTACGTGCTGGGCGTACTTCTCCAGCTGCTCGTCTACCATTTGGCCCGTTACGGTAGACTCTGCACCGGCTATTTTGCTATTTTCAAGGCCGAAGATGTTGAGTATGGCTATGAACTCTCTCAGAGGAAGCTTTATTTCCACTTCTTGGCCGAGCCTTTCGGCTCCTAAAATCTGGTTCGACAGCCTTTCCAGGAGTTCCGGCTTTGGAATGTCTATCTGGGCGGCTCCCTCCTCGATGTGAGGTGTAGGTATTTTTACGCTGCTAATCTCCATTTTTCTTACCTCCCCTCTTCTGGTTTGAAAATCTATTCTAAGTCTGTTTTCGCGCATCTATTTCCCCAATTTTGGGGAGCGGTTCAGCCAAGCTATTGCAAGGTAAGCTTCTACCGCTGTTCCTATCGGTAGGGCGTCTTCGTCTATGTCGAATCGGGAGTTGTGTAGCGGGTAAACGGTGTCCTTCTCTTCGTTCCGCACTCCGAGCCTTATGAAAGTTCCCGGAACCTCCTTTAGGTAAACCGAGAAGTCCTCTCCTCCCATGGAGGGCTTTTCTAAGATTACAACCCGCTCGTCCCCCAAGAGCTCTTTCATCTTCTCAACTGCGAATGCGGTTGTCTCTTTATCGTTTATCAGAGGCGGTGTTCCCCACTGAAACTCAAACTCACACTCTCCGCCGTAGGCGGCTGCGATTCCCTTTACGGCCTGCTCCATCTGCTTTGGAATACGGTCCCTTACCTGGTGGGAGAGCGTTCTTACGGTGCCTTCAAACTCTACTTCGTCGGGAATGATGTTTTCTGCAAACCCGCCCCTTATTTTCCCTACTGTTAGGACGGCCGGCTCCAGAGGGTCTACATACCTGCTTACTACGTGGTGGAGTGTGTTAACCGTTTGGGCTGCTATGAGAACGGGGTCTATTCCCTGGTGGGGGCGGGACGCGTGGGTGCTTTTTCCCTTAACCACCACTTTAAAGACGTCTGCAGATGCGAGCATGGGGCCGAAGCGGGTACCTACGTATCCGGTAGGCAGTTCGGGGTATACGTGGAGGGCAAATATCGCTTCAACTCTGGGGTTTTCGAGGACTCCGTGTTCAACGAGCCACTGGGCGCCTTTGCAGTCGTGTCTCTCCTCGCACGGTTGGAAGATGAGCTTCACGCTCCCCTTAAACTCCTTCCTCAGCTTACATAGCACCTTGGCGGCCCCGAGGAGCATGGCCGTGTGGGCGTCGTGTCCGCAGGAGTGCATAACGCCTTTAATCCTTGAAGCGTAAGGCTTTCCGGTTTTTTCCTCTGTGGGCAGTGCATCCATATCGGCCCTTAGGGCGACGCACCCTCCCGGTTTTTCTCCTTTTACGGTGGCCACAACGGCCGTTGAGCCTGCAAAGTTCTCTATGACTTCGTCTACTCCGAAGTTCTTGAGTTTTTCGGCCACAAACTCGGCGGTGTTGAACTCTCTGCCCGAAAGCTCAGGGTACATGTGGATGTGGCGTCTCCACCGGATGAGCTCCTCTTTAATCTCCAGGGAAGAACGGAGAATCAGCTCTTTTAGCTCTTCCACTTTTCCCTCTCCTTCCTTGAACTGCAGCCGTTTCAAAATTAAAATAACCCTACCAACCGCTGGAGGTTTAGATGCTGTCCGAGGAGCAGATAAAGGAGATATTCCTCAAAGCCGACGCATTCCTCGAGGGCCACTTCCTCCTCTCAAGCGGACTCCACAGTCCCTACTACCTGCAGTGTGCAAAGGTTCTCCAGTACCCCGATTACGCCGAGCTCCTCTGTAGGGAGCTTGCAAGGCGCATAAGGGAGTTCGGGGTGGAGTTCGACCTCGTTATAGCTCCCGCCATAGGCGGAATAATAGTCTCTTACGAGACCGCCCGCCACCTTAAGGTCAGGGGCATATTTGCCGAGAGGGTTAACGGCGAGCTCACGCTCCGCAGAGGCTTTGAGATAAAGCCCGGAGAGCGGGCCGTTGTTGTTGAAGACGTTGTAACCACCGGTAAATCTACGAAAGAGACTATAGAGGTTGTAAAGGCCCACGGCGGTAAGGTTGTAGCCGTTGGCAGCCTTGTCGATAGGAGCGGTGGTAAGGTGGATTTCGGCGTTCCCTTTGCAAGCCTCTGGAGGTTGGAGGTTCCCGTTTACAGCCCCGAGAGCTGTCCAATCTGTAAGGAAGGTAAACTCCCGCTGGTTAAGCCCGGCAGCAGAAACATTCCCGTAAGGTAGGGTGATGAAGATTTTCAAGCCGTTTGAGGTTGTTAGGGAGGAGCTTTTAAGCGTAGAGGAGTTTTCAAGGGAGCTCCTCTCCTCAAAGGTGAGTCTTGTCCTTCGGGCCGGCGGCTACATTCTCGATAGCGGAGGCAAACGGGTAAGGCCCGGGCTTACGGTTATAGCGGGGAAGCTCGTTGAAGCTCCCCTCGACAGGCTCATACCCGTTGCAACCGTTATGGAGTATATGCACACTGCGACCCTCCTTCACGACGATATAGTAGACGGAGCGAAGCTCAGGAGGGGGCGCCCTTCGGTAAATGCCGTTTTCGGGAACGACGTGGCCGTTTTGGTCGGCGACTACATGTTTGCGAAGGCAATTTACGTTCTCGCCGTTTACGGAGGTCCGGAAGTCCTTAAAACTGCGGCCAAAACCGTTCAAGATATGGCCGAGGGAGAGCTCCTCCAGCTTGAAAAAATCGGAGACATCAACCTGACCGAAGAGGAGTACTTCGACATAATCTACAGGAAAACGGCCTCCCTTCTCTCAACCTGCTGTGAGTGTGGAGCTATAGTCGGCGGAGCTTCGGAAAAAGAGCGGAAGGCCCTCAAAGACTACGGCACTTACATAGGCTATGCCTTTCAGCTTGTAGATGACGCCTTCGACTACATCTCCGATGAGAAAACAATCGGTAAGCCCGCCGGAAACGACATCCGGGAGGGGAAAGTAACCTACCCACTCCTGTGGGCACTGAAAAGGGCAACTGAAGAGGAGAGAGAGGCGGTAGAGAGAGTACTAAACAACCCCAGCCCCACAAAAGAGGAGATTGAGCTGGTCAGGAACTTTGTCCTTGAAAAGGGCGGAGAGAAGGCGACCTTTGAGCTCGCAAGGGATTTCGTTAAAAGGGCAAAGGAGAGTTTGGAAATCTTCAAAGAGAGTCCCTTAAAGAAAGCCCTCTTTGAAGTTGCCGACTTTATAGTTGAGAGGACTTATTAATTAACTCCTCTGCCTGTTCCAGAGCTTTTAAAAACCTGCCGACTTCTTCAAAGAGCTCCTGAGCAACCTCCTGATTGTAGGTGCGGGAGGTTAGGTTTCTCAGGTCTATCAACTTAAGGAGCTTCCCCGCCGTTTCCCCATCAACGAAACCCCCTTCAAAAAAAGCCCTGACGCATCCCTTTGGGGAGCGGCACTCAATGCCCTCTTCGATTAACCTTTCCCTTACAGCCTTCCACATAAGCTCAACAGCTATTTCGAACCTCTGGATAACAGAATCCCTCAAAAAGGGGAAGAGTTCATCCTCCCTATGGAAAAGTGCAAGGGAATAGGCCTCTTTAAGCCTCTTTAAGGTTTCTCTGAACTCCCCTCTTCGCCTGTTTCCACCCATAAAATTCTCTCCTTTTCAACTGTGCGGCGGAGGTCTCTGCCGGCAAACTTCAGGTTAACCAGGTCGAACCGTTGGGGAATGTAGGACTCCTCCAGAACTTCGGAGAGGATTGAGAGCTCCAAGGAGATATCCTCGTCGCTTAAAAAAGCAAGGTCGTAATCGCTCCTTTCGGTAAAGTCGCCTCTGGCCCTTGAGCCAAAAAGGTAAACCCTAACCCCCTTACCTTTAAAAAGCTCCCCGATAAAGTTTTTAACCTCCTCTATACTTTCCAGCCTTAAGGTAGAGTAATTTCTCTTAAAAAGTCCCTGTTCTCCTTGTGCCACTCTACGGTTCTCCTTAAGCCTTCCTCTAAGGGAACTTTCGGCTCCCAGCCTAAAATCTCCCTTGCCTTTGTTATATCGGCCCAGGTTGCTTTAAGGTCTGCTTTGTGGAAGGGTTTGTAGATAATCTCGGCCTTTTTCCCCAAGTACTCCTCTATCAGCCTAATCACCTCTTTGAGCTGGTGGGGGCGGTTCCCGCCGAGGTTGATTATCTGGTACCCGGTTTCCGTTTCGTAGGCTCTAATCGTTCCCTCTGCAATGTCGTCAACGTAGGTAAAATCCCTGCTCTGGGTTCCGTCGCCGTAAACCTCTACGGGTCTGCCCTCGTCTATCCACTTTATAAACCTGAATATGGACATATCGGGCCTTCCGGCAGGGCCGTAAACGGTGAAGTAGCGGACCACCGTAACGTCGAAGCCGTAGAGGTAGTGGTAGGTGTAGGACATCACCTCGGCCGCCTTTTTGCTTGCGGCGTAGGGAGATATAGGTGTATTAACCGGCAAGTCCTCTTTAAACGGCATAGGTTGGCCGGCGTATAGGGAAGAGGTAGAGGCCAGAACGAACTTCTTGAGCCCAAACTCCTTCATTAGCTCAAGTAGGTTAAGGGTCCCCAAGGAGTTCGTAGTTTCGTAAACGAAGGGGTTCTCTATGCTGTACCTGACTCCCGCCCTGGCAGCAAGGTTTATAATGCCTTCGAAGCTGTTCTCTTCAAACACAACCTTTAGGGCTTCAAAGTTCTCTATGTCGAGCCTGTAGAACTTGAAGTTTCTGTTCTCCTTCAGAAGGTTCAGCCGGTACTCTTTCAGTTTAGGGTCGTAGTAGTTGTTAAGGTTGTCAACGCCTATAACTTTGTAGCCCTTTTCGAGCAACAGTTTTGCGGTTCTGTAGCCTATGAAGCCGGCTGCTCCTGTAAGTAAAACACTTCTCATCTATCGCCCCTTCTGCTAACTTTATAGCCGATTGGACTGCTTTCGCCAATCTTACCAATTCGGGAGCGGTTTATGATTAGGAGTTTGAAGCTTAAGGGTTTCAAGTCGTTTGCCGACGAAACGGAAATTCGCTTTTCAGAGGGAATAAACTGCATAGTGGGCCCCAACGGCTGCGGCAAGAGCAACATAGTCGACGCCCTGAAGTGGGTTGTCGGCGGAACCTCTCCAAAAGGTATGAGGGCCGACTCTATAAAAGACGTTATCTTCAAAGGGGCTCAAGGTAGGCGGCCGGCAAGGAGTGCAGAAGTAGCGGTAACCGTTGCCGCTGAAGACCTTTTCAGTGCCGCCTCTTTAGAGACCGAAGTCAAAAGGCGCGTTACCGCCGACGGCGACAGCCAGTTCTTCATAAACGGGAAAAAGGTAAGGTTAAAGGATATCCAGGAGCTCTTCACCAACTTGGGCCTCTCCAATAGGGACTACGCCTTCTTTGAACAGGGCCAGGTAGACAGGGTTCTCAGGATGAGGCCCGCCGAAAGACGGGCCCTCATAGATGAGGCTGCCGGCATTACCCCTTTTAAGGAGAAGAGGGAAGAGACCCTTAAACAGCTCGGGGAAGCGCAGGCCAACTTAGAGAGCGTAAGGGGGGTGATAGATGAGGTTGCAAAGAACCTGAGGGCCCTTAAAAACCAAGCGGAGAAAGCTCAAAAATTCCAAGAGCTTCGCACCCGCGAGCGCCGCCTGGAACTTGCCCTCCTCGGCTGTCAGCTTAAGGCCGTTCAGGAGGAGAAGGCCCGCCTGGAGGGCTCCATAAAGGTTCTCCAGGAAGACAGGGCCTCCCTCGAGAGGGAGGTCTCGAGGATTGAAGTTGAGCTTCAAGAGCTCCGCTCCCAGCTGGAACAGCTCTCACAGGAGCTTGAGGAAACCACAAAAGAGCTCCACGAAGTTGAGAAGAGCAAAAAAGAGGCAGCCGTTAAGCGGGATTTCCTTGAAAAAGAGATAAAGCGGCTGAAAAGCGAAATAGAGGAGCGCTCCTTCGAGAAAGAGCAGAAGCTCAAAAAGCTCTCCCTTGTGGCGGCCGAAATTGAAGAGCTCCGCTCCCTTGAAGGCTCCTTAAAAAGGGAACTTGCAGGATTTGAAGAGAAAGAGCGTCAGCTTTTAGAAGAGGTTAAAAAACTGGAGGCCGAGGTTAAAAAACTCCAGTCCCGGGAGGTTGAGCTTGGGCGAAAACTGTCGGCCCTGAACGCTCAGGAGACCAAGCTCAAAACCGACCTTGCCCGTGAGGAGGAGAGGTTCAACTCCTTCAAAAACTTCCTCGACCGCTTCCCCAAAGAGCTCGAAACCCTCGAGAGGGAGCTCTCTTACTACCTTTCCCAGGTGGAAAGGGTTGAAGGGGAAGTTGAGCAGTTTAAAGCAAAAGTTGAAGAGCTTCAGGAGAAACTGAACCTGAAAAAGCAGGAGAGGGAAGAGCTTCTCCTCCGCCTCGACGAAGAGAGAGAACGCCTCGAAGAGAAAAGGCGGCAGGTCCTAAAGCTGAAGGCAGAAATAGAGAACACAAAGAACATACTCTCCTCCATAGACCTGGGTAAGCTCGAGGCCAAAATCGTTGAAAGCGCCAAAAAAGGCAAAGTTAAGGGCTTTGTCGGCCTCCTTATAAACCTGATAGAAGTTGAGCCCGGGTACGAGAAGGTGGTTGAGAACTACCTCTCCCGCTTCGGGGCCGGCATAGTGGTAGACAACTTCAAAACCGTAAGCTGGATAGGCTCAAAGATAAAGGGGAACGGCAGGGTTTGGCTCTTCCCGAAAAGTGTGAAAGGACTTAAAACAAAAGAAATCGAGGGGGCTACACCCCTATCCGCTGTAGTAAAACCGAAAGAGGAGGGCCTAAAGCCCTTGCTATTAAACCTCTTTCACAACGTTTACTACGCTCCCGGCAGGGCCGCCCAGCTTGCCGAAGAACATCCCGACTGCCTCTTCATAGACGAAGGGGGCAGCATATACTCGGCGAAGGGGTGCCTTGTGGGGAACTTTAAAGGAAGCTCCCTCCTTGAGCTCGAGAGGAGGCTCAAGGAGAAAGAGGAGCTCCTTAAAATCCTTCAGCGGGAGCTTAAAGAGCTCGAAAAGGGAATAGAACCCCTCAAGCAGGAGCTTCTCTACCTTGAAGACTCCATAGAGGAGCTGAAGGAGGAGCTCTCTGCGGCAAAAATGGAGCTCTTCAAAAGGGAAACCTCCCTTAAAGAGTTCAAGAAAAGGTTGGGAGAAGTTGAAAAGAGGAAAGAGGAGCTTCTCGCCCGCCGAGAGCGGGCTCAAGAGAACGTAGAGAGCTTCAACCGCCGAAAGGCCCTGTTCGAGAACAAGCTGCAGGAACTTACAAAAGAGCGCAAGAAGCTCCTTTCCGAACAGGAAGAGCTCAAAAGCGAACTGATGCGCCTTCAAGAGAGGCTCGATGCCCTTAAAGGTGAGCTCTCCGAACTTCGCACCCAGAGGGCGACCCTTTTAGAGAAGCTGAAGGCCGTAAAAGAGAAGAGAGAGGCCAAAGAGCGCTTCCTCAGAACCGTTCAGAGGGAAATAGAGGAGGCCGAAAGAAGAGTTGAACAGCTCAAAAAAGACCTTGAAAAGGCCATCTCTGCGAGAGAAAGGGCAGTTCAGCTCCTTTCGGGGGTAGACGAAACCATAGAAGAGATAAAGGCCGACATAAACTCTTTAAAGGGCCGCAGGGAGGAGCTCTACGCGGTTATAAGGGAAAAAGAGGCCGCCCTGAAACAGAAAAAAGCCGACCTTGCGGCCGTTTCAAAGAACCTCAAAGAGAGCGAAATTAAACTCGCCAAGCTCTCGGTTCAGGAAGAGGAGCTCCTGAAGAAAATCCTCGACCTCGACTCCACGCCTACTGAAGCCCTCTCCTTAGCCTCGGAGGTGGAAGAC is a window of Thermovibrio ammonificans HB-1 DNA encoding:
- a CDS encoding nucleotidyltransferase family protein; protein product: MAQGEQGLFKRNYSTLRLESIEEVKNFIGELFKGKGVRVYLFGSRARGDFTERSDYDLAFLSDEDISLELSILSEVLEESYIPQRFDLVNLKFAGRDLRRTVEKERILWVETGEEGSSEKP
- a CDS encoding HI0074 family nucleotidyltransferase substrate-binding subunit, whose translation is MGGNRRRGEFRETLKRLKEAYSLALFHREDELFPFLRDSVIQRFEIAVELMWKAVRERLIEEGIECRSPKGCVRAFFEGGFVDGETAGKLLKLIDLRNLTSRTYNQEVAQELFEEVGRFLKALEQAEELINKSSQL
- a CDS encoding polyprenyl synthetase family protein, which translates into the protein MKIFKPFEVVREELLSVEEFSRELLSSKVSLVLRAGGYILDSGGKRVRPGLTVIAGKLVEAPLDRLIPVATVMEYMHTATLLHDDIVDGAKLRRGRPSVNAVFGNDVAVLVGDYMFAKAIYVLAVYGGPEVLKTAAKTVQDMAEGELLQLEKIGDINLTEEEYFDIIYRKTASLLSTCCECGAIVGGASEKERKALKDYGTYIGYAFQLVDDAFDYISDEKTIGKPAGNDIREGKVTYPLLWALKRATEEEREAVERVLNNPSPTKEEIELVRNFVLEKGGEKATFELARDFVKRAKESLEIFKESPLKKALFEVADFIVERTY
- a CDS encoding GDP-mannose 4,6-dehydratase, with amino-acid sequence MRSVLLTGAAGFIGYRTAKLLLEKGYKVIGVDNLNNYYDPKLKEYRLNLLKENRNFKFYRLDIENFEALKVVFEENSFEGIINLAARAGVRYSIENPFVYETTNSLGTLNLLELMKEFGLKKFVLASTSSLYAGQPMPFKEDLPVNTPISPYAASKKAAEVMSYTYHYLYGFDVTVVRYFTVYGPAGRPDMSIFRFIKWIDEGRPVEVYGDGTQSRDFTYVDDIAEGTIRAYETETGYQIINLGGNRPHQLKEVIRLIEEYLGKKAEIIYKPFHKADLKATWADITKAREILGWEPKVPLEEGLRRTVEWHKENRDFLREITLP
- a CDS encoding M20 metallopeptidase family protein — translated: MEELKELILRSSLEIKEELIRWRRHIHMYPELSGREFNTAEFVAEKLKNFGVDEVIENFAGSTAVVATVKGEKPGGCVALRADMDALPTEEKTGKPYASRIKGVMHSCGHDAHTAMLLGAAKVLCKLRKEFKGSVKLIFQPCEERHDCKGAQWLVEHGVLENPRVEAIFALHVYPELPTGYVGTRFGPMLASADVFKVVVKGKSTHASRPHQGIDPVLIAAQTVNTLHHVVSRYVDPLEPAVLTVGKIRGGFAENIIPDEVEFEGTVRTLSHQVRDRIPKQMEQAVKGIAAAYGGECEFEFQWGTPPLINDKETTAFAVEKMKELLGDERVVILEKPSMGGEDFSVYLKEVPGTFIRLGVRNEEKDTVYPLHNSRFDIDEDALPIGTAVEAYLAIAWLNRSPKLGK
- the pyrE gene encoding orotate phosphoribosyltransferase; amino-acid sequence: MLSEEQIKEIFLKADAFLEGHFLLSSGLHSPYYLQCAKVLQYPDYAELLCRELARRIREFGVEFDLVIAPAIGGIIVSYETARHLKVRGIFAERVNGELTLRRGFEIKPGERAVVVEDVVTTGKSTKETIEVVKAHGGKVVAVGSLVDRSGGKVDFGVPFASLWRLEVPVYSPESCPICKEGKLPLVKPGSRNIPVR